One window of Mangrovibacterium diazotrophicum genomic DNA carries:
- the hutH gene encoding histidine ammonia-lyase, which translates to MSTEVFHYGEDFMTASKALALSSGELKGILSPETRERVRKSQQIVEDIIQSDQAVYGINTGFGPLCTTRVSAADTKKLQENILKSHAVGTGDPIPTSIAAIMLVLKVHALAKGFSGIQEATLDRIIWHIDRGVTPVVPKQGSVGASGDLAPLSHLFLPLIGLGKVDYKGQRRETSEVLKELGREPHKLNGKEGLALINGTQFMAAHAVVAVIKMQNLIASADLIGAMMIEGLTGSARPFLPQLHEIRPFKGNRHTAETVTNLLTNSDIVHSHAGCTRVQDPYSLRCIPQVHGASWNAWLHLKETIEVEINSVTDNPIVFEDGSTISGGNFHGQPIAMPMDYACLAASEIGNISDRRIYLSLMGNYPGVPKLLLKETGLNSGFMIVQYTSAALASENKSLCYPASADSIPTSMGQEDHVSMGSISGRKLLQVIDNVERILGLELFCAAQALDFHAPLRPTPILDGLQKEVRKQVPHITEDELINDYMHHTIGMVKNASLVATAKEISEETSAPYQTSLSNLFDEF; encoded by the coding sequence ATGTCGACAGAGGTATTTCATTACGGCGAAGATTTCATGACCGCTTCCAAAGCGCTGGCACTCAGCAGCGGCGAGCTGAAGGGAATTTTAAGTCCGGAAACAAGAGAGCGAGTCCGGAAATCACAACAGATTGTTGAAGACATCATCCAGTCGGATCAGGCAGTTTACGGCATCAATACCGGATTTGGTCCGCTTTGTACAACGCGGGTTTCTGCGGCCGACACCAAGAAGTTACAGGAAAATATTTTGAAAAGCCATGCTGTTGGAACCGGTGATCCCATTCCGACTTCCATCGCAGCCATTATGCTGGTTTTGAAAGTCCATGCGCTGGCCAAAGGATTTTCAGGCATCCAGGAGGCGACACTCGACCGCATCATCTGGCACATCGACCGCGGTGTCACTCCGGTCGTTCCCAAACAGGGATCCGTTGGCGCATCCGGCGATTTGGCTCCACTGTCTCATCTATTCCTTCCACTGATTGGACTGGGAAAAGTTGACTACAAAGGCCAACGGCGAGAAACTTCCGAGGTTTTAAAAGAACTCGGTCGGGAACCACACAAATTGAATGGCAAAGAAGGTCTGGCACTGATCAACGGTACGCAGTTCATGGCCGCACACGCGGTTGTTGCCGTCATCAAAATGCAAAACCTGATCGCCTCAGCCGACCTGATCGGCGCCATGATGATTGAAGGCTTGACCGGATCGGCTCGACCATTCCTGCCACAACTGCACGAAATTCGTCCGTTCAAAGGAAACCGACACACAGCAGAAACGGTCACCAACCTGTTGACAAATTCCGATATCGTCCATTCGCATGCCGGTTGTACCCGTGTTCAGGATCCTTATTCTTTGCGCTGTATTCCACAAGTTCACGGGGCATCGTGGAACGCCTGGCTACATTTGAAAGAAACCATCGAAGTTGAAATCAACTCGGTCACCGACAACCCGATTGTTTTTGAAGATGGCTCTACCATCAGTGGCGGGAACTTCCACGGGCAGCCCATTGCCATGCCCATGGACTACGCCTGCCTGGCCGCTTCTGAAATCGGAAACATTTCCGACCGACGCATCTATTTGTCGCTCATGGGCAACTACCCCGGAGTCCCCAAACTTCTGCTGAAAGAAACCGGGCTCAACTCAGGCTTCATGATCGTTCAATACACATCGGCTGCACTGGCCAGCGAGAACAAAAGTTTGTGCTACCCGGCCAGCGCCGACAGCATCCCGACCTCTATGGGCCAGGAAGATCATGTGAGCATGGGCTCCATCAGCGGGCGCAAACTGCTGCAGGTGATCGACAACGTGGAACGCATCCTTGGGCTGGAGCTTTTCTGCGCCGCCCAAGCGCTCGACTTCCACGCACCACTCCGCCCGACACCGATTTTGGACGGATTGCAAAAAGAGGTTCGGAAGCAGGTTCCCCACATCACCGAAGATGAATTGATCAACGATTACATGCATCACACCATCGGCATGGTTAAAAATGCCAGCCTGGTTGCCACGGCTAAGGAAATTTCCGAAGAAACGTCGGCTCCTTATCAAACATCGCTGAGCAACTTATTTGATGAATTTTAA
- the hutI gene encoding imidazolonepropionase: MNYLIGPIRELLTMDGLPEQGPIADELLQPVPNAGILFDENGIVETGDFESLKAKSTEQPIKIIELKDDFVCLPGFVDSHTHICFGGSRARDYAMRTAGKSYLEIAAEGGGILDTVRQTRKATQEELTAGILKRIVRHLSEGVTTCEVKSGYGLSVNEELKMLRAIQQANSKTPADLIATCLAAHKHPFDFEGAKQEYLAEVIEKLFPVLKDENLCSRIDAFVEQEAFQAEDVYNYFKAAKELDFDITVHADQFTATGSAVAAEHGAVSADHLETSTNKEIQLLAESGVVPVVLPGASLGLGCNYAPARKLLDAGLPLVIASDWNPGSAPMGDLLCQAAILGAAEKLSAAEIFAAITYRAAAALKLTDRGKLVKGQKADFILFPTSDYREILYNQGKLKPEQVYKNGQKIN; the protein is encoded by the coding sequence ATGAACTATCTAATCGGACCAATACGAGAATTGCTGACCATGGATGGTCTGCCCGAACAAGGCCCCATCGCCGATGAATTACTTCAACCTGTTCCAAACGCAGGAATTCTGTTTGATGAGAACGGAATTGTGGAAACAGGAGACTTTGAATCACTCAAAGCAAAATCGACCGAGCAACCGATCAAGATCATCGAGCTGAAAGACGACTTTGTTTGTCTGCCGGGATTTGTCGACAGTCACACCCACATCTGCTTTGGGGGTTCGCGTGCCCGCGATTATGCGATGCGCACAGCCGGAAAAAGCTATCTGGAAATAGCAGCCGAAGGTGGCGGCATCTTGGATACAGTTCGCCAAACGCGCAAGGCCACACAGGAAGAACTGACTGCCGGTATTTTAAAACGAATTGTCCGTCATTTGAGCGAAGGTGTCACCACCTGCGAGGTTAAAAGCGGATACGGGCTTTCGGTAAACGAAGAACTAAAGATGTTGCGTGCCATTCAACAAGCAAACTCGAAAACTCCGGCTGACCTGATCGCTACCTGTCTCGCGGCACACAAACATCCTTTCGATTTTGAAGGAGCGAAACAGGAATATTTAGCAGAAGTAATTGAAAAACTATTCCCCGTTTTAAAAGATGAAAATCTTTGCTCGCGAATCGATGCCTTTGTGGAACAGGAAGCTTTTCAGGCTGAAGATGTGTACAACTACTTTAAAGCTGCGAAAGAACTGGACTTCGACATCACCGTTCACGCTGACCAGTTTACAGCAACCGGGAGCGCGGTCGCAGCCGAACATGGCGCGGTGAGCGCTGACCACCTGGAAACCAGCACCAACAAAGAAATTCAGTTGCTCGCAGAATCCGGCGTTGTACCAGTCGTATTACCAGGCGCATCACTCGGACTGGGCTGCAACTATGCACCCGCCCGCAAACTTCTCGATGCCGGATTGCCATTGGTCATTGCCAGCGACTGGAACCCAGGATCTGCTCCGATGGGCGATTTGCTCTGCCAGGCTGCTATTTTGGGCGCCGCCGAAAAACTGAGCGCCGCCGAAATTTTCGCAGCGATCACCTATCGCGCTGCCGCTGCCCTCAAATTAACCGATCGTGGCAAACTCGTAAAAGGACAAAAAGCGGATTTCATTCTCTTCCCGACTTCCGATTACCGGGAGATTTTATACAACCAGGGCAAATTGAAGCCTGAACAAGTTTATAAAAACGGACAAAAAATCAACTAG
- a CDS encoding urocanate hydratase: MTFKEQILQGIPCQLPAPKAYDPTISHAPKRKDILSAEEKKLAITNALRYFPAAWHAELAPEFMQELQDYGRIYMYRFRPDYEMYARPIGEYPAQSHHAAAMMLMIQNNLDPAVAQHPHELITYGGNGAVFQNWAQYLLTMKYLAEMTDEQTLHMYSGHPMGLFPSFKSSPRVIISNGMMIPNYSKPDDWEKYNALGVTQYGQMTAGSWMYIGPQGIIHGTTITVMNAFRKKLAMNESPKGKIFLTAGLGGMSGAQPKAGNIVGCISVCAEVNIQAIKKRHSQGWVDEIIDNLDELVTRVSLAKEKKETVSIAYWGNIVDVWEYFDKVGLHVEIGSDQTSLHNPYSGGYYPVSLSFEEAQKMISENPEQFKVEVQASLRRHAAAVNRHAAKGTYFFDYGNAFLLECSKANADVMTEDGSKFRYPSYVQDILGPMYFDYGFGPFRWVCSSGDPKDLEYSDQIALDVLREMHKKAPAETKMQLADNIHWMEEAGNNNMVVGSQARILYANSNARIEIAFRFNEAIRSKEISAPIVLGRDHHDVSGTDSPFRETSNIYDGSSFTADMAVQNVIGDASRGATWVSLHNGGGVGWGEVTNGGFGMVLDGSQEADEKLKMMLLYDVNNGIARRSWARNKEAMFAIAEEMKHTPGLKVTLPNLVDREILNNL; this comes from the coding sequence ATGACTTTCAAAGAACAAATATTACAGGGAATCCCCTGCCAATTGCCGGCTCCCAAGGCCTATGACCCAACAATCAGCCACGCGCCAAAACGGAAAGACATTCTTTCGGCAGAAGAAAAGAAGCTCGCCATCACCAATGCGCTACGCTACTTCCCGGCGGCATGGCATGCCGAGTTGGCACCCGAATTCATGCAGGAACTGCAAGATTACGGGCGCATTTACATGTACCGTTTTCGTCCGGATTACGAGATGTACGCCCGACCGATTGGTGAATACCCGGCACAATCGCATCACGCTGCAGCAATGATGCTGATGATTCAGAACAACCTGGATCCGGCAGTTGCACAGCACCCGCACGAGCTGATCACTTATGGCGGCAATGGTGCCGTATTTCAAAACTGGGCACAGTACCTGCTCACCATGAAATACCTGGCCGAAATGACTGACGAGCAAACACTACACATGTACAGCGGCCATCCCATGGGGCTGTTTCCGTCCTTCAAATCGTCGCCTCGTGTCATCATCAGCAACGGCATGATGATTCCGAATTACTCGAAACCCGACGACTGGGAGAAATACAATGCGCTGGGCGTTACGCAATACGGACAAATGACAGCCGGTTCGTGGATGTACATCGGCCCACAGGGAATCATTCACGGGACAACCATCACTGTAATGAATGCTTTCCGCAAAAAATTAGCGATGAATGAAAGTCCGAAAGGTAAAATCTTCCTGACCGCGGGACTGGGTGGCATGAGTGGCGCCCAACCGAAAGCCGGGAATATTGTCGGTTGTATTTCGGTGTGTGCCGAAGTGAATATACAAGCGATCAAGAAGCGCCATTCTCAAGGTTGGGTTGATGAAATTATCGATAATCTCGACGAATTGGTAACGCGCGTTTCCCTGGCCAAAGAGAAAAAAGAAACCGTATCGATTGCCTATTGGGGCAACATTGTTGATGTATGGGAATATTTCGACAAAGTGGGTTTGCATGTTGAAATTGGTTCCGACCAGACTTCGCTGCACAACCCTTATTCCGGCGGATATTATCCGGTCAGTTTGAGTTTTGAAGAAGCACAAAAAATGATTTCTGAAAACCCCGAACAGTTTAAAGTAGAAGTACAGGCCTCGTTGCGCCGACATGCGGCAGCCGTGAATCGCCATGCTGCAAAAGGAACTTACTTCTTCGATTACGGCAACGCGTTCCTGCTTGAGTGCAGCAAAGCGAATGCCGATGTGATGACTGAAGATGGCAGCAAATTCCGTTATCCATCGTACGTCCAGGATATTTTAGGCCCCATGTATTTCGACTATGGCTTTGGTCCCTTCCGCTGGGTTTGCAGTTCCGGAGATCCAAAAGACCTGGAATATTCCGACCAAATTGCACTTGACGTGTTACGCGAAATGCATAAAAAAGCACCAGCAGAAACGAAAATGCAACTTGCCGACAACATTCACTGGATGGAAGAGGCCGGTAACAATAACATGGTGGTTGGCTCGCAAGCCCGAATTCTTTACGCGAACTCGAACGCCCGCATTGAAATCGCTTTTCGCTTCAACGAAGCCATTCGGAGTAAGGAAATTTCGGCGCCAATTGTACTTGGCCGGGACCATCACGACGTGAGTGGAACGGATTCACCTTTTCGCGAAACCAGCAATATCTACGATGGCAGTAGCTTTACGGCCGATATGGCCGTGCAAAACGTCATTGGTGACGCCAGTCGCGGTGCGACCTGGGTATCGCTGCACAATGGAGGTGGTGTTGGCTGGGGCGAAGTGACCAACGGTGGATTTGGCATGGTACTCGACGGCTCTCAGGAAGCCGATGAAAAGCTGAAAATGATGCTTCTCTACGACGTGAACAACGGCATTGCCCGCCGCTCGTGGGCACGGAACAAAGAGGCCATGTTTGCCATTGCCGAAGAAATGAAGCACACACCGGGACTGAAAGTGACCTTACCCAACCTGGTGGATAGAGAGATCTTAAATAATCTATAG
- a CDS encoding N-formylglutamate amidohydrolase, protein MNNNDNLFTITRPAEILSPIVLSIPHSGTDIPTELLSEFKSDMLPADDTDWFVEDIYAFARELGMLTIKANYSRLLIDLNRNPDGVPLYSDGRVITSVCPSTDFNGNRIYTDERKVVSKEEITRRKEMYFEPYYAAVQSLLDEVQQKFGVALLWDCHSIRRFVPGVRTEKFPDLILGTADSASVPVHLELLVSRKLASGNYQLSLNTPFKGGNITRNFGKPAQRQYAIQLEMSKDIYMNDSETEYHPARASKLQQLLRETLLELNKELLR, encoded by the coding sequence ATGAACAACAACGATAACCTTTTTACCATCACACGACCAGCGGAAATCCTCTCGCCGATCGTGTTGAGCATACCTCATAGCGGAACCGATATCCCAACCGAACTGCTATCGGAGTTCAAATCCGATATGTTACCAGCCGACGATACCGATTGGTTTGTGGAAGATATTTATGCATTTGCCCGGGAACTAGGCATGCTAACCATTAAAGCCAATTACAGCCGACTGCTGATTGACTTAAACCGGAATCCAGACGGCGTGCCCCTTTACAGCGATGGACGGGTAATTACTTCCGTTTGTCCGTCAACAGATTTTAATGGCAACCGAATTTACACAGACGAGCGCAAAGTCGTTTCCAAAGAAGAAATTACACGAAGGAAAGAGATGTACTTTGAGCCGTATTACGCCGCTGTTCAATCGTTATTGGACGAAGTTCAGCAAAAGTTTGGCGTTGCCCTGCTGTGGGATTGCCATTCCATTCGGCGTTTTGTTCCCGGAGTTCGCACTGAGAAGTTTCCGGATTTGATCTTAGGCACAGCCGACAGCGCTTCGGTTCCTGTTCATCTCGAACTATTGGTCAGCAGAAAACTGGCTTCAGGCAACTATCAACTGAGCTTAAATACGCCTTTCAAAGGCGGGAACATCACCCGAAACTTTGGGAAACCGGCACAGAGACAGTACGCCATTCAGCTTGAAATGTCGAAAGATATTTACATGAACGACAGCGAAACCGAATATCATCCGGCGCGAGCTTCGAAATTGCAACAACTGCTTCGCGAAACACTTCTTGAGCTGAACAAAGAGCTGCTTCGCTAA
- the hutF gene encoding formimidoylglutamate deiminase, which translates to MKLFQFTALFTEEGWISPAYVGVNSTGQITYINKTKPDEPFADFEKIDGYVLPGFQNAHSHAFQYGMAGMAETHQAGTDDDFWSWREAMYRCALSFSPDDLKKVALNLYRRMLKNGYTQVAEFHYLHHDKDGKPYANPAETGTALIEAASEAGIKMTLVPVFYQKGNFGTQFYPQQRRFISKTFDDYFKLLESSRKAVDYYENAQLGFGVHSMRAVDACDIIATVAQGPKNLPFHIHAAEQLKELEDCKNHLGTTPVDWLLDKIGLNERFHLVHCTHLTDEELDGLAKSKANVVLCPGTEGNLGDGIFRLCDFHAAGGNWSIGTDSHICLNPLEDFRWMDYAQRLVSHKRNTFSDGGKTLLHQALMNGRKAMGTNNEKYFSIGAAFDAVIYRADNPVLQQVSLEHLLPAIIYNSDSSDVRGTIVDGQWVVENAEYCPSCKQTSANY; encoded by the coding sequence ATGAAACTCTTTCAATTTACTGCACTCTTCACCGAAGAGGGATGGATCAGTCCGGCTTACGTTGGTGTGAATTCAACCGGACAGATCACCTACATCAACAAGACTAAACCTGATGAACCATTCGCCGACTTTGAAAAGATTGACGGCTATGTGCTCCCCGGGTTCCAGAATGCGCACTCGCACGCTTTCCAATATGGGATGGCCGGAATGGCCGAAACACACCAAGCCGGAACCGATGACGACTTCTGGAGCTGGCGCGAGGCGATGTATCGTTGCGCCTTGTCCTTTTCGCCGGATGATCTGAAAAAAGTCGCGCTGAATTTATACCGACGGATGCTGAAAAACGGCTACACGCAGGTTGCCGAATTTCATTACCTGCATCACGACAAGGACGGAAAACCTTACGCCAACCCGGCCGAAACAGGAACAGCCTTGATCGAGGCAGCCTCCGAAGCCGGAATTAAAATGACACTCGTGCCGGTTTTTTACCAGAAAGGAAATTTCGGAACCCAATTCTATCCGCAACAGCGTCGTTTCATTTCGAAGACCTTCGATGACTATTTCAAACTTCTGGAGAGCAGCCGAAAAGCAGTTGACTATTACGAAAATGCGCAGCTGGGTTTTGGCGTGCATTCCATGCGGGCTGTCGATGCCTGCGATATTATCGCCACGGTTGCGCAAGGCCCCAAAAATTTACCTTTTCACATTCACGCGGCTGAACAACTGAAAGAATTGGAAGACTGTAAAAATCATTTGGGCACGACGCCGGTCGACTGGCTACTGGATAAAATTGGCTTGAATGAACGTTTTCATTTGGTTCACTGCACGCACTTGACCGATGAAGAGCTGGATGGGCTGGCCAAATCGAAAGCCAACGTGGTGCTTTGCCCCGGAACCGAGGGAAACCTGGGCGACGGAATTTTCCGGTTGTGTGATTTTCATGCTGCAGGTGGCAATTGGTCAATCGGTACTGACAGTCACATCTGCCTCAACCCGCTCGAAGATTTCCGCTGGATGGATTATGCGCAACGACTGGTGAGCCACAAACGCAACACCTTCTCCGACGGCGGAAAAACCTTGCTGCACCAAGCCCTCATGAACGGGCGAAAAGCAATGGGAACAAACAACGAAAAGTATTTCAGCATTGGTGCCGCCTTCGATGCTGTTATTTACCGGGCCGACAACCCGGTTTTGCAACAAGTGAGTTTGGAGCATTTGCTGCCAGCCATCATCTACAACTCGGATTCGTCGGATGTTCGGGGAACAATTGTAGATGGCCAATGGGTTGTTGAGAATGCCGAATATTGCCCAAGCTGCAAGCAAACATCTGCAAATTACTGA
- a CDS encoding endonuclease III domain-containing protein: protein MEINWTEQLQPIFEQYGKRQHPLDYKSRYQLVVMVVLSAQTTDQMINELAPNFFAVYPDMQTLATAEPEDLYEYIAKVRSFRNKSNWLVQIAREVGSDENIPRTMAELTKLPGLGRKSANVIIRESGDPAEGIIVDLHVLRVAPRLGIAEEDPKPKPEKVEKQMMTELPPEKWNEAGMAISFLGREICRPTNPLCPECPVNSVCLYFKEHKK, encoded by the coding sequence ATGGAAATAAATTGGACAGAACAGCTTCAGCCGATATTTGAACAATACGGAAAACGGCAGCATCCGCTGGACTATAAAAGCCGGTACCAGTTGGTGGTGATGGTGGTGTTGTCGGCGCAGACAACAGACCAGATGATTAACGAGTTGGCTCCGAATTTTTTTGCCGTTTACCCGGATATGCAGACGTTGGCAACGGCAGAACCTGAGGATCTGTACGAATACATCGCGAAGGTTCGAAGTTTCAGAAACAAATCGAATTGGTTGGTGCAGATCGCAAGGGAAGTTGGTTCGGATGAAAATATTCCCCGGACGATGGCCGAGCTGACCAAGCTTCCCGGCTTGGGGAGGAAATCGGCAAATGTTATTATCCGCGAATCGGGAGATCCGGCAGAAGGCATTATTGTGGATTTGCACGTTTTGCGTGTTGCTCCGCGTTTGGGGATCGCCGAGGAAGATCCCAAACCAAAACCGGAAAAAGTTGAGAAGCAAATGATGACCGAATTGCCGCCCGAAAAATGGAACGAGGCTGGAATGGCTATTTCATTTTTGGGGAGGGAGATATGCCGGCCAACAAACCCATTATGCCCCGAATGCCCGGTGAATTCCGTTTGTTTGTATTTCAAGGAGCACAAAAAATAG
- a CDS encoding DUF6686 family protein, producing the protein MIEGRGELIINQTINGRIYKCSECNKIHVDYKNLNFSFNQKEYNNFQTYIQNLDGKYWVKKNEDHSGERKILIPINHPNLIMSFSLEELYELKELLVANLFPPQKLRLIKPRTVELHISKN; encoded by the coding sequence ATGATCGAAGGAAGAGGCGAATTGATTATCAATCAGACCATAAACGGTCGTATCTACAAGTGTTCCGAATGCAATAAAATTCATGTGGACTATAAAAACCTGAATTTCAGCTTCAACCAAAAGGAATACAACAATTTCCAGACCTACATCCAAAACCTGGACGGTAAATACTGGGTCAAAAAAAATGAAGACCATTCCGGCGAACGTAAAATTCTCATCCCGATCAATCATCCGAACCTGATTATGAGTTTCAGTTTGGAAGAGCTTTATGAGCTGAAAGAACTGTTGGTTGCCAATTTATTTCCACCTCAAAAACTAAGATTGATCAAACCAAGAACAGTAGAACTCCACATTTCAAAAAACTAG